The proteins below come from a single Myxococcales bacterium genomic window:
- a CDS encoding TldD/PmbA family protein, producing MRTSGTLAIGDRVVEKARKGGADVAECILRSGAELSVRVRLGKPELVEEASTRSAGLRIIKGGRVASTTTSDLSDAGLERFVGDALELSDLCQRDEFAGPADPAELCDPSAAPELDLYDPAGGGIDAKTALELAGRGEKAALDADPRITNSDGGNFARVAGGSALVLSSGFRAAYKGSYQSLSVVPLAEDEGGKKRRGHHWTARRHLAELDSPESVGAEAARRTLRKLGARTVPTCEVPVIFDPDAARGILGMLAGCIMGSAIWRKSSYLVGREGTRVASELVTVVDDPLIARAPGSRPYDGEGLASRQNVVVEDGILRTYLCDSYSARKLGRKSTGSASRGGAAGVSPSTSNFIFRPGKDSPEDILKGTKSGLYVVDMMGFGFNAVTGDFSRGASGFWIENGELSYPVSEVTISLNVDDLWKTIDAVGSDLDLRTSTASPTFRVAKMTVAGGA from the coding sequence GTGAGAACCAGCGGAACCCTCGCCATCGGAGATCGTGTCGTCGAAAAGGCCCGCAAGGGCGGCGCCGACGTGGCCGAGTGCATCCTCCGAAGCGGCGCGGAGCTTTCGGTCCGCGTCCGGCTCGGCAAGCCCGAGCTCGTCGAGGAGGCGAGCACCCGGTCGGCGGGCCTGCGCATCATCAAGGGCGGGCGCGTCGCCTCCACCACCACGAGCGATCTCTCGGACGCGGGGCTCGAGCGCTTCGTCGGCGACGCCCTCGAGCTGTCCGATCTCTGCCAGCGCGACGAGTTCGCCGGCCCGGCGGACCCCGCCGAGCTGTGTGATCCGTCGGCCGCCCCGGAGCTCGATCTCTACGATCCGGCGGGCGGCGGGATCGACGCCAAGACCGCCCTCGAGCTCGCCGGCCGCGGCGAGAAGGCCGCGCTCGACGCCGACCCTCGCATCACGAACAGCGACGGGGGAAACTTCGCGCGGGTGGCTGGCGGCTCGGCGCTCGTGCTCTCCAGCGGGTTCCGTGCAGCTTACAAGGGGTCGTACCAGTCGCTCAGCGTGGTCCCGCTGGCGGAGGACGAGGGCGGCAAGAAGCGCCGTGGCCACCACTGGACCGCGCGCCGCCACCTGGCCGAGCTCGACTCGCCCGAGTCCGTCGGCGCCGAGGCCGCGCGCCGCACGCTGCGCAAGCTGGGCGCCCGCACCGTGCCCACGTGCGAAGTGCCCGTCATCTTCGACCCCGACGCGGCGCGCGGCATCCTCGGGATGCTCGCCGGCTGCATCATGGGCAGCGCGATCTGGCGGAAATCAAGCTATCTCGTGGGCCGTGAGGGCACGCGCGTGGCGAGCGAGCTCGTCACCGTGGTCGACGATCCGCTCATCGCCCGGGCGCCGGGCTCCCGCCCGTACGACGGCGAAGGCCTCGCGAGTCGGCAGAACGTCGTCGTCGAGGACGGCATCCTCCGCACCTACCTTTGCGACAGCTACTCGGCGCGCAAGCTGGGCCGCAAGAGCACCGGCTCGGCCTCCCGCGGCGGCGCTGCGGGCGTCTCGCCCTCCACGTCGAACTTCATCTTTCGACCCGGGAAAGACTCCCCGGAGGACATCCTCAAGGGCACGAAGTCGGGCCTCTACGTCGTCGACATGATGGGCTTCGGCTTCAACGCCGTCACGGGCGACTTCTCGCGCGGCGCCTCGGGCTTCTGGATCGAGAACGGCGAGCTCTCCTATCCGGTGAGCGAGGTCACGATCTCGCTCAACGTCGACGACCTGTGGAAGACCATCGACGCGGTCGGCAGCGATCTCGATCTGCGCACGTCGACCGCCTCGCCGACCTTCCGGGTCGCGAAGATGACGGTCGCGGGCGGCGCATAG
- a CDS encoding putative metal-binding motif-containing protein encodes MLRTPLELRNLSFLLAFNGLLGLGVASCGATQREPGTLDEPDAAKPPAPLPETGPIVQCTTADCDKDGVPAPLDCNDLDPAIGPEAYDFVGDGVDNDCDGKADNPVATCETVPAAAPGSPTDFARAADLCPQPGKTAAGAYDPLVRAEWGLVKGLGPGQRLWTSETKMQQVNIVTSFGDNKPRLGKTMFGLSTGPWGAADPRNSPPLDEAGFRISDGCAAIPLNAKDCLSLSFGSPAGGIGVQDWAELKLTVKVPRNANAMVFDYAFFSTEFNQFWHASLNDAFFVLVNGTKHAGDNVAKESNGLGMSVNSSFFQICTKAPGPSGLSLDKSAALSDCLGVDGDASKNAFGSLKGTGFDGAGARPATAPPSRPTARSSTSTAAAAAGSRRSSR; translated from the coding sequence TTGCTTCGCACTCCGCTCGAACTCCGTAACCTCTCGTTTTTACTAGCCTTCAACGGACTGCTCGGCCTCGGCGTCGCGAGCTGCGGCGCCACCCAGCGCGAGCCGGGCACGCTCGACGAACCCGACGCCGCGAAGCCGCCGGCGCCGCTCCCCGAGACCGGCCCGATCGTGCAGTGCACGACCGCGGACTGCGACAAGGACGGCGTGCCCGCGCCGCTCGACTGCAACGATCTCGACCCGGCGATCGGCCCGGAGGCGTACGACTTCGTCGGCGACGGCGTCGACAACGACTGCGACGGCAAGGCCGACAACCCGGTCGCCACCTGCGAGACCGTGCCGGCGGCGGCGCCCGGCAGCCCGACCGACTTCGCCCGCGCGGCCGATCTGTGCCCGCAGCCGGGCAAGACCGCGGCCGGCGCCTACGATCCCCTCGTGCGCGCCGAGTGGGGCCTCGTGAAGGGGCTCGGCCCAGGCCAGCGGCTGTGGACCTCCGAGACCAAGATGCAGCAGGTGAACATCGTCACGAGCTTCGGCGACAACAAGCCGCGCCTCGGGAAGACCATGTTCGGCCTGTCGACCGGGCCCTGGGGCGCGGCCGACCCGCGAAACTCGCCGCCGCTCGACGAGGCCGGCTTCCGCATCAGCGACGGCTGCGCGGCCATCCCGCTCAACGCGAAGGACTGCCTCTCGCTGTCGTTCGGCTCGCCGGCGGGCGGCATCGGCGTGCAGGACTGGGCGGAGCTCAAGCTCACGGTGAAGGTGCCCCGCAACGCGAACGCGATGGTGTTCGACTACGCGTTCTTCTCGACCGAGTTCAACCAGTTCTGGCACGCCTCGCTGAACGACGCGTTCTTCGTGCTCGTGAACGGCACGAAGCACGCCGGCGACAACGTCGCCAAAGAGTCGAACGGCCTCGGCATGAGCGTGAACAGCAGCTTCTTCCAGATATGCACGAAGGCCCCGGGCCCATCGGGGCTGTCGCTCGACAAGTCGGCCGCGCTCTCGGACTGCCTCGGCGTCGACGGCGACGCGAGCAAGAACGCGTTCGGCTCACTCAAGGGCACGGGCTTCGACGGCGCGGGAGCCCGCCCGGCGACGGCACCGCCAAGTCGACCGACGGCACGAAGCTCTACGTCTACGGCGGCGGCAGCGGCTGGCTCACGGCGAAGTTCGCGGTGA